TCATATcggcatgacttacatatattccaaatgcatgatcaacggcatgacttacatatatttcaaatgcatgatcaacggcatgacttacatatatttcaaatgcatgatcaacggcatgacttacatatatttcaaatgcatgatTAACGGCATGTCTTACGTATATTTCAACGGCATGATCATAACAAACATTCATGAATACGTTTACGGAAAATAAAGCATTTAGGTTCACAAATCATCGTTTAATatcaaatcatttcaaatgcGCAATATCAACGTTACGTTACAACTAAGCATTCATATACAATATACACGTTAAACAATATCATTAACAACAACGTTATGCCACAAATATGGACTTATTCGTTATGCCATCGACATGGCGGAATCACGTTATGCCACAAATCGTAGACTTACTCGTtatcacaaatctataatacgttatAGGGGAAAATATTATCATGCAATGTCCTATGTCCCGTTCCAtatcaaaacgttttccatcatccaacaacacaatgcacatacacttcatacGATTTTATTTTCAAGGaacctttgatgcttatatatagggtcacctgcagccttcccaccacatctccagtTCATTGAAAGTAAGATCGTCttatatgtatgtacaactaacCAAATCACAACGTGTATACATAAGCGAAAGCATAATTAACCAAGCAGCAAGTCGATGTGTCAATggaacaatcaatcaatcgattaagcaacaataacaagcacgtacacttttcggcccgaatctcaattgagtagggagggtttacgaaactcacctttgtCGGCATAAACAAGTTAAGAATGATCACAAGCGCACAATATTCGTCACACGATCCCAACCTATagttatacatatatgcatatcaatacacgttcataattttattattcGGGACTCGTTCAATCATAAGAATCAAAACGATGTTTGTTGGATTGATACGAGATTAAAAGGATGTTAAGAATCGACTTGACAAGGATTAAACGAGTTAAAGACATACAAGAAGGAAGTAGGCTACAACATGGGTAAGAATggtttgactaaaaagtcaaacctgaccaagaacatccaaaccctaattAGACACTTGAAACCGGTTTGTAATGCTTCAAAACTGAATTTCATGCTTTATTAGACATGAAATAACATTAACGAACATAACCCACTTCAAAAGTTTAACCCATGACtcacaaaatcatcaaaacccgtttttgacccactttgacttttgcaaaaaccctaaatcaaccAAATTGCCTTTTTGAAGGCTTGGAACTCATTTGGAAGTATATATGAACGAAAATTAGGTACATCTACTGCAAAAATCGATTTAGAACATCCATTTTAAGTTTAGATTCGGATTTGACCTAGTTTACCCactttgaaaccctaatttcgacCCATTTCACTTTTGACCTACAATTTCACTCAAGAACACTTGGATTTGactagaaacatgattataaacataaaatggtggatttgagatgagttttacttaccaaaattaTCTTCAAGgagtcaaacccgaattttAGCTAGATGGAAGAATTTCTTGGACTTTGACCTTCAAAtctttgatatgttgtttagaagATCATGAAGATTATTATTCTAGTTTTAATCTTGCTTAAATTTCCATAAATAtgatagaaatctagagagagggagatatgtgtttgtgtgtgttcatGAGAGAGAAGTAGAGAGAGAAAGGGAAGATAGAATGAGATGGGTGGAAGGGAAATAAGTCTAAGATAAGGGGGTGTGGGGTTCCAGCACTTAGACTAATACTCTACGAATTAGTCTCATTCTGTCTATTTAGACTAATACTCTACGAATTAGTCTATTTTCTGATTTCGCCACATTTAGTCTACTAGAAGCATGAGTTATACATATGAAGGATGAATCCGGAAAGAAAAAGCAAATGTTACCTGCATAATTAACGAAAGTCAACGGGTCCATCACCACGGGTGTTACAATTAATCACATTgtcaaataggtcaaaattcgtgaatattacaaatattaaaaacatcccacgaatatattatttttaacaaaaaacctAGATGGTCCCCCAgtctttaaaaaggaaaacaaaatacatcaaaaatagaaacaaaatcatttttttttcaaaaaacagAGATGGTCCCCCACTTCATTTTTGGTGTATAAATCTAAAACCTAAACAAATATAGTAGTGTCATGTTATCAAATTCCGAAAacctaaaaacaaaatttttttttgaaatcctATTAAATTCAGCAATCACAtgggataaatatatatatatatacatatacatatactactaaaaaacaatcatcaatatatatatatacaagattcACTTGTAATATGTTGTATCGAAAATctctattttaattatatattattattaaaagtataGAAACCCTAACTTCATTTGCTTACTACAACACATATAATAGATGAACTACAATAAATTAAAGATGTTGgaaatacaaaataaaacgtAAGTGATAAGAGATTCGTAGAATATCTTACTTGATCAGCCATTGTCGAATTTGTGAGACCACCACCATTTAATCGATTTAGAGTGAAAGAGTAAAGTGAAGTGTAAGATAAAGTAAAATGAAAGAGTTAAGTATGTGGATAAAGTAAAATGAAAGAGTTAAGTAAAGTGAAAGATAAAGTaatttttgatttcattttttttactttttaaaattatttatgttttttgtttaattatacttttgttgtcacaaaaaattAACATACAAGTAAATTAGAAGTATGTTTAGTAAAATGccttatatataaaagatattgtTTTGTATTGGCTTGTCTATTAATTAAAGatggtaaaaacaaaaaaaacttaaaggaattttaaagtttaataaaGTCACTAGACTCTTTTTTTCGGTTACAACAGATACAATAACTTTCTCTAACTTGCAAAAGAGAACATACAAAGGATTCAAATgtaaatttcattaaaattcatatataataGGTATTACTTTGTatgattatttattaattaaagattgtaaaaacaaaattttttaggggaattttaaactttcatacataaaaatgatatcataaacaaaaaaggAGCAGCCAACAAGTTGTGTTTCACGTTGATgatgtaatatataaattattaataaaaggatTTAAAAAGGGTTCTAAAATTGACAGTGTTTATAGAAAGAGGAAAAAGAGTTTGGGCGAGATAAAGTTTAGGCGGGatatacaaaaaaaagttgTGCCTGACAAATGAAAGAGAAAACTTCTCCATTTAACAGAAAAGAGAGTTTTCATACAACTCCATATCAATATTCAAAATTAGATTTGAATCAAATATTTCTCTCTTCTTTCTCTTGATATATTCAGATTTATTATTGTGGACTTGTAATAGTAAGCAGATTAAAAATAGCCGATGATGATGCAAGGTAATAATCTAatggttttttttcttattttgttttgttttactaCTATATTTGTTGAAAGTTATTTACCTGTCGAAAATTATTCTTCAAAAAAATAACCcacaacttttttaaaaaacagcCCGTGTTTAACACGGGTTTTACatctagtatataatataataaaagagttGATGATGCGGCGAAGAAGTCCTAAGAGGAGTCTTGGAGGATCTCTTCGTTATAAGGAGAAACCTAAAAGATATATTATaagtaaaatatttattatataaaaatattattattgagatatattattatatattctatataaattaactaaatACAATTATCTTTTAGGAAAAACCCAAACGATATAGACTTAGGGCGGTTCTTATAAGGGAGTCCTCCCTCCGTCCTTGATTTGGAAGACGCAAGACGCCATTGACAGCGATCGTCCAAATGTGTGCGTCCCTCGAACCAGTCCTCACGAGGACTCTTGAAGACGCGTGTGTGGGCCAGGAGGAGCGGAGGagggaataaaaaaaaaacttttttttctttgtgggataaatatctatatatatacatatatatatacatatctggGTGTGTGTGTCTCTTTCTGTATGTATAGTGTgtcgtgtgtgtgtgtttttaaaatttgcaggtgtgtgtatgtgtgtgggCGAAGAAGTTTTGAAGAAACTTGTCTTATAGGCAGGGAGAGTCCTGAGAGGAGTCCTGCTGACGTGTCAGTCAGGACTCTAATccttataaggagaggccttacCAAAAACACAATCTCCTATAAATACTACGAGTATATAAATTCTCACGTCTCGATCAACcctaataatataaataaatagactatatatattgtagccGCACTTTAATCTCAATTTATCAACTCGATCAGTTCATGGATCCATTTGAAGATGATCGTGAAGATATGTACGATGATGACATTGATAGTGATCATGGCGATGgatatgaagaagaagaagaagaagaagaagaagaagaagatgatagCGAGGAACCAATTGCTGACAAACAAAATCATCTGATTCTGAAAAAAGATGATCTGGCTCAACGTTTAGAACACGATATTAACGAGGTCATGTCTGTTTTATCTATTACTAAATATGATGCATGCGTACTTTTAATTCGTTATAATTGGAGTGTCGGTGACGTTCAAGAAGCTTGGTTTGATAATGAAGTTAAAGTTAGGGAGAGTGTCGGTTTGTTAGACGTTGATCCGGATGTTAAGTTCCCGAAAACGTCTAATGAACTGGTTCTTTGTGGTATTTGTTTCGAGTCTGTTAGGGTTATAGATACTGCAAATTGTGGATGTGGTCATTCTTTTTGCAATGAGTGTTGGAAAAGTTATGTTTCTACTTCTATTGATGGTGGGATGGGTTGTCTGACTCTCAAGTGTCCCCAACCCAAGTGTGGTGCTGCTGTGGGCCCCGATATGGTTAACGTGCTTGTTGATGatgaggaaaagaaaagatacgACCGGTTCGTTGTTATGTCATACGTTGAGCGTAATAAAAAGGTCAAGTGGTGTCCGGGTCCTGGGTGCGAGTACGCGGTTGAGTTTGCTGAGGATGACCATGATATGGAGACcggtgatgatgattttgatgtATATTGTGGTTGTAAGTATGGTTTTTGTTGGAAGTGTTCGGAAGACGCGCATCGTCCTCTTGATTGCGAAACCGTGGCTAAATGGGTGATCAAAAATTCGGCCGAGGCTGAGAATACTAAGTGGATACTTGCATATACTAAGCCTTGTCCGAATTGTAAAAAGTCAATTGAGAAGAACGAAGGGTGTATGCACATGACTTGCAAGTGTGGTCATCACTTTTGTTGGTTATGTCTTGGGTCTTTTGGTGGGTACGATCATGCTTGCAATCATTATGAAGAACACGCGAAAACTAAAGAGGACATAACACGAGAGAGGGCTAAGAATTCGATAGAGAAATACATACATTACTACGAACGATGGGCTGCTAATGAGAATTCAAGGAAAAAGGCGCTTTCTGATTTGGAGGAGATTAAAACTGATCTTCTCGAGAAGATTGGTTCTATTTACGATCAAAACGTGACACAGTTGCAGTTCATTGAAGAGGCTTGGTTGCAGATAGTCAAGTGCAGAAGAATACTGAAATGGACATATGCATATGGTTACTATATCCCCGAAAACGAAGAGGGGAAAAAGAATATGTTTGAGTATTTGCAGGGCGAAGCGGAGGGTGTTTTAGAAAGGCTTCATCATTGCGTGGAGAAGGAGCTAAAATCTGACATTGGACTTGCAAACTTTGGAGACGCAATAGAAGCGTTCGATGAGTTCCGGCAAAAGTTGGCCAGTTTGACAAAAGTGACTAAATCCTATTTTGAAAACTTGGTGACTGCATTAAAGAAAGGTCTTCCAGAGGTTTGGATGGATGAGAAGGCGTGGAATGCAGACTATGTCTTAGGGGAAACTGATTTGTTTAATCTTTAATTAGTTGTCAcgtttatttattataattctatactactttataatGATTATGGCCTATACTTGAAAAGAAGAGATGCGCAAAAACAAGATTACCcttaatttgacttttttttatccaacacactattgacttttttttttttaatccaagaCACTTCGTGACCCACAATTTCTTTACATGCCATTATTGGTTCCTTTCATTCTTCCCCACCCCGTCTCTTTTTCTATcagatgtttcttttgtttatgTACAGATCTTTACTATATATAGCCTTCATTCTCCTTTCCAAAACGAATTTTACTTTAATCTATGGCGAATAAGGATAGACAGGCCCAATATATGTGTTACTTTGGTGTAGTATTATTTTGTGGTATCACTTGTATCCGTCGCAATGCGCGAGTATTATGTTAATAAAGTATTATGTTAATACTttggtaaatttattaagataacGAATATAACTAAACTATATTATGTAGTACTTAAAAATGTcgtgactcttacgagtcgagtcatgttccgagtcacgagtcaaaaaaatcatgttttcggATCTTGTGAAAACTTACGAGTCAACAACCATGGTACTAACACCTAATACCGTATCTACATGTTTAAGTTGTAACCAGTTTTACCTGTATCTAAAGTGAGAAATTTTATTTAAGatagaaaaaaacttttgatcTTACAAGACATGAGGTCAAAACTCTTGACCTTGACCTTATcttcaaatgataaaaatattaatcacTTGACCTAACTTTGTTGATTAGCATTAtagatgatatataaattataaatgggTGTCGCACTTTGCAGCGGTAAAAATAAACAACGGTCGAGGTGTTGTAACAATgttaatttcaaattaaaatacttgATCAGAACTTTATTTGtatgatatttttgaaaataacaaaaaataaattttttttgacataAACCATGAAGATCATCTGTTTATTTGATATCATATAGCTCACGTAAACCGTTAAAAACCTCCATGAAGTGGCATCATCTATGttaatgtttataaatttaatgtattaaaaatttatagtttttttttttttatcacgttTGAACATATTAGAAATCTAATTGTGCAATATACATAGCCAATTTTAAGGATATTAAAACaagtataatattaataatgataacaaaatacaaaataacattgactttttttaaaagttcGTTTTTTTCAGAGCTTATTCACCCCATACGTGGTATCTATACCCACCGGAGCCAACGTGATAGTTCACAAGAAAACATCCGGATAGATTGTCAAACGGCACGACATCTACGTCATTGAATGTCATTTGAGATAAAATTTGCACCTCTTGAATTTGAACCTTGGTTAACTGACAAGTATTCATTAGAAGTCTAGGATGCCACTAGGATATCAACCCATTAATTGGTAAACTTGTACAAATTATTAAAAGTCCACCCcttaattttatgataagtgtacaactaattaatgcacgtTAATGAAAACATttagggtttcgtttagcaaaacccataagttaaaatttttttattaagaaaaatgctaaataGTTTAACACCCTACGAGCATAGTGCCCATGCATTGCGGCGGGTAGAaggtgatgacaatataaaaagGAGGTGGTGAAGATTGAGGGAGACAGTGGAGAAGGTGAGCGGCGGCAGAGGGTGATAAAAGGTCGATAAGAGTGTGCAATAATGATTAGAGGGAATGAGAAAAAGAGGGTATATATGGGTTTTATGTTTAACTAGGgatattttgggaagaaaaaaagtGCTGAATTTAAGAAAATCTAATActttttataagggagtatagatagataaagaTCTTAGAGATATATTCGTAGAGATTGAGATATATTTGATCTCTAGATTAACTATAGATAcaattttcataatatataaattttcacCTCAAccctaacatatatatataacgacaTCATTACTCGTTTTCCTCAGCCGCACTTAACACATTCCCCAATTCATCACTTCTTCTCTGTATATCTAATAATGGATTCCGATTatgaagaagatatatatataatggatgaTGACATGATG
The Erigeron canadensis isolate Cc75 chromosome 2, C_canadensis_v1, whole genome shotgun sequence DNA segment above includes these coding regions:
- the LOC122588178 gene encoding probable E3 ubiquitin-protein ligase ARI8 encodes the protein MDPFEDDREDMYDDDIDSDHGDGYEEEEEEEEEEEDDSEEPIADKQNHLILKKDDLAQRLEHDINEVMSVLSITKYDACVLLIRYNWSVGDVQEAWFDNEVKVRESVGLLDVDPDVKFPKTSNELVLCGICFESVRVIDTANCGCGHSFCNECWKSYVSTSIDGGMGCLTLKCPQPKCGAAVGPDMVNVLVDDEEKKRYDRFVVMSYVERNKKVKWCPGPGCEYAVEFAEDDHDMETGDDDFDVYCGCKYGFCWKCSEDAHRPLDCETVAKWVIKNSAEAENTKWILAYTKPCPNCKKSIEKNEGCMHMTCKCGHHFCWLCLGSFGGYDHACNHYEEHAKTKEDITRERAKNSIEKYIHYYERWAANENSRKKALSDLEEIKTDLLEKIGSIYDQNVTQLQFIEEAWLQIVKCRRILKWTYAYGYYIPENEEGKKNMFEYLQGEAEGVLERLHHCVEKELKSDIGLANFGDAIEAFDEFRQKLASLTKVTKSYFENLVTALKKGLPEVWMDEKAWNADYVLGETDLFNL